The following proteins come from a genomic window of Companilactobacillus pabuli:
- a CDS encoding nucleobase:cation symporter-2 family protein, translating into MDINTNDKEESFLKNLLLGFQHLLAMYSGDILIPILIGASLGFSAKEMTYLISVDIFMCGVATLLQIKRTPLTGIGLPVVLGSAVEYVTPLQNIGHHFGIAYMYGAIIAAGVFIMLISKLFANLKDFFPTVVTGSLITLIGFTLIPVAFQNIGGGNVDAKDFGSSTNLILGFATALIIVIVSIWGRGFIKQIAVLIGIVAGYLLGIGMGEIGFKTVGTAHWFQIPQPFYFATPKFEWSSIVVMLLAALTCMIESTGVYYALAELTGDDLDKNDLQRGYASEGLAAILGGIFNTFPYSTFSQNVAVVQLSGIKKNKPVYFSAFLLIILGLIPKVGAVAELIPNAVLGGAMLIMFGTVGIEGIKMLSRVEMNNNNIMIMAVSISLGLGVTVQPTLLHFLPSTVQTILNNGLVVGSFSAIILNLLLNPNKKTN; encoded by the coding sequence ATGGATATAAACACGAACGATAAGGAAGAATCATTCCTTAAAAATCTGTTATTAGGCTTTCAACATTTGTTAGCAATGTATTCTGGAGATATTTTGATTCCAATTTTAATTGGTGCTTCACTAGGATTCAGTGCTAAAGAAATGACTTATCTAATTTCAGTTGATATTTTTATGTGTGGGGTTGCTACACTCTTACAGATTAAACGAACACCATTGACGGGTATTGGTTTGCCAGTTGTTTTGGGTTCAGCTGTCGAATATGTAACGCCGTTACAAAACATTGGGCATCACTTTGGAATTGCCTATATGTATGGTGCCATCATCGCTGCTGGGGTTTTCATCATGTTGATTTCCAAGTTATTCGCTAACTTGAAAGACTTCTTCCCAACAGTAGTTACTGGTTCTTTGATTACTTTGATTGGATTTACTTTGATTCCCGTAGCTTTCCAAAATATTGGTGGCGGAAACGTCGATGCCAAAGATTTTGGTAGCTCGACGAATTTGATTCTAGGATTTGCAACAGCCTTGATTATTGTGATCGTAAGTATTTGGGGTCGCGGTTTTATCAAGCAAATCGCTGTTTTGATTGGTATCGTTGCAGGTTACTTACTTGGAATTGGAATGGGAGAAATTGGTTTTAAGACTGTGGGTACTGCTCATTGGTTCCAAATCCCTCAACCATTTTACTTTGCAACACCTAAGTTTGAATGGTCATCAATCGTAGTTATGCTTTTAGCTGCTTTGACTTGTATGATTGAATCAACTGGTGTTTACTACGCATTGGCAGAATTGACTGGTGATGATTTGGACAAGAATGACTTGCAAAGAGGTTACGCCTCAGAAGGTTTAGCTGCTATCTTGGGTGGTATTTTTAATACGTTCCCATACTCGACCTTCTCACAAAATGTGGCGGTCGTTCAATTATCAGGAATTAAGAAGAATAAACCAGTTTATTTCTCAGCCTTCCTATTAATTATTTTAGGTTTGATCCCTAAGGTTGGTGCGGTAGCTGAATTGATTCCTAATGCCGTCTTGGGTGGTGCCATGTTGATTATGTTTGGTACCGTAGGTATTGAAGGAATTAAGATGCTATCACGTGTTGAAATGAACAACAATAATATCATGATTATGGCAGTTTCAATCAGTTTAGGCTTAGGTGTAACAGTTCAACCAACGTTATTGCACTTCTTGCCATCAACTGTTCAAACTATTTTGAATAATGGTTTAGTAGTCGGAAGTTTTTCAGCAATTATTTTGAATTTATTGCTAAATCCGAACAAAAAGACGAATTAG
- a CDS encoding C69 family dipeptidase has protein sequence MKKNHLDDACTTILVGKNASLDGSTMIARNDDTFFAVAPHSFVLNPAVNGKKGRKVKSWLNGFESEVPENGYKWPAVPNVDYKKFGYYDESGINGKNVAMSATESTYGNERALAFDPLVKDGMDEDVIVRMVLPYVDSAKGAVQRTGELIKKFGSPAGNSVLFSDKDDVWYMEIVTGHHWVAQRIPDDSYAVCANRVSIQQVDFNNSDEFMWSEGIQEFVEKNHLNTDKTGWNFRHIFGTDNLKDRHYNTPRVWFGQKYFNPEIQQDPEDGELPFIMKTDHKISVDDIEYVLGSHYNETPFDPFSPYASEDDKHRYRPIGLNRTQNSHVLQIRNDVPEEYAAIMWLCIGYPTFTPYIPFYTNMNETDPSYNDASLEFNFKDAYWMYKALSVLVESNYTEFIQDDIDYLTEIRQELREAVAETDKLAANYSGDELVEFLTDRNQKVVKQMQEKTHKFFGELYTKGINLSKLTFNMDANL, from the coding sequence ATGAAGAAAAATCATTTGGATGACGCTTGTACCACTATTTTAGTTGGTAAAAACGCCAGTTTAGATGGATCAACAATGATTGCTAGAAACGACGACACTTTCTTTGCGGTAGCTCCACATAGCTTCGTATTGAACCCTGCCGTAAACGGCAAAAAAGGACGCAAGGTTAAGTCATGGTTAAATGGCTTTGAATCAGAAGTTCCTGAAAATGGCTACAAATGGCCTGCCGTTCCAAACGTTGACTACAAGAAGTTTGGTTACTACGACGAAAGTGGTATTAATGGTAAGAACGTTGCTATGTCTGCCACAGAAAGTACTTATGGTAACGAACGTGCCTTAGCTTTTGACCCATTAGTTAAAGATGGTATGGACGAAGATGTTATCGTTCGTATGGTCCTACCTTATGTTGACTCAGCCAAGGGTGCTGTACAACGTACTGGTGAATTGATCAAGAAATTCGGTTCACCTGCTGGTAACTCTGTTCTATTCAGTGATAAAGATGACGTTTGGTACATGGAAATCGTTACTGGTCACCACTGGGTAGCCCAAAGAATTCCTGATGACAGTTATGCTGTTTGTGCTAACCGTGTTTCAATTCAACAAGTAGATTTCAATAACTCTGACGAATTCATGTGGTCAGAAGGAATTCAAGAATTTGTTGAAAAGAACCACTTGAACACTGACAAAACTGGCTGGAACTTCAGACACATCTTCGGTACAGACAACCTTAAAGACCGCCACTACAACACACCACGTGTTTGGTTTGGTCAAAAGTACTTCAACCCAGAAATCCAACAAGATCCAGAAGATGGTGAATTACCTTTCATCATGAAGACAGATCACAAGATTTCCGTTGATGATATCGAATACGTTTTAGGTTCACACTATAACGAAACACCATTTGATCCATTCAGCCCATATGCTAGTGAAGATGACAAACACCGTTACCGTCCAATCGGTTTGAACAGAACTCAAAACTCACACGTTCTTCAAATCAGAAATGACGTTCCTGAAGAATACGCTGCTATCATGTGGCTATGTATCGGTTACCCAACATTTACACCATACATTCCTTTCTATACTAATATGAACGAAACAGATCCTTCATATAATGATGCTTCACTTGAATTCAACTTCAAGGATGCATATTGGATGTATAAAGCTTTGTCAGTTCTAGTTGAATCAAACTACACAGAATTCATTCAAGACGATATCGACTACCTAACAGAAATTCGTCAAGAACTACGTGAAGCTGTAGCTGAAACTGATAAATTGGCTGCTAACTACTCTGGCGACGAATTAGTTGAATTCTTAACTGACCGTAACCAAAAAGTTGTTAAACAAATGCAAGAAAAGACTCACAAATTCTTTGGTGAACTTTATACTAAGGGAATCAATCTTTCAAAACTTACATTTAATATGGATGCAAATCTATAA
- the greA gene encoding transcription elongation factor GreA: MEPTFNKMTPAGYKAIEQEIKDLKASRPEKIKILAAAAALGDRSENTEYSSAKRDLGHLESRLRYLHKQLQYADVVLPADNDLLDIGKFVTIEFLDDHDQVTYQLVGKQEANLTQNKISFASPIGKALENHQVGDTVSVSAPEGSYDVKIIKISLE, encoded by the coding sequence ATGGAACCAACTTTTAATAAAATGACACCTGCTGGCTACAAAGCTATCGAACAAGAAATAAAAGATTTAAAAGCCAGCCGACCCGAAAAAATCAAAATTCTCGCTGCCGCTGCTGCCTTAGGCGACCGTTCTGAAAACACCGAATACTCTAGTGCCAAACGTGATTTAGGACACCTTGAGAGCCGTCTACGTTATTTACACAAACAGTTACAATACGCTGATGTAGTTTTGCCTGCTGACAACGACCTCTTAGATATCGGTAAATTCGTGACGATTGAATTTTTGGATGATCACGACCAAGTTACTTATCAATTGGTAGGAAAACAAGAAGCTAATTTAACCCAAAACAAAATCTCCTTTGCCTCACCAATTGGGAAAGCTTTGGAAAATCATCAGGTCGGCGACACAGTTTCAGTCAGTGCCCCTGAAGGATCATATGATGTAAAAATCATCAAAATTTCATTGGAATAA
- a CDS encoding DMT family transporter, whose translation MDEGKKLAKKTLNRGFWLAFCASALWGVSGTVLQVVAKNLNIPAMWFIATRTTVAGIILLAVGLIVLPSKEFFAVFKNWKDLLTLVSFAVFGLLANMFTFFHAIKTGNSSTATILQYLSPLFIMIGLILFTKKKTSRVDVISFVLALIGVVLMITRGDLGHLSIPMVSVLWGIGSGITAALYVVIPQSLIAKYHGILITGWGMLIAGIISNFFSPIWVNPPKMSTASILGIGTVILLGTVSAFLLMVLSTKYTTAAIISITDAVQPFTTLVLSVIFLHYAVNLPEIIGAVIVVLAIYVLNRYDTE comes from the coding sequence ATGGACGAAGGGAAAAAACTGGCCAAGAAAACTCTTAACCGAGGATTTTGGTTAGCATTTTGTGCGTCTGCTCTTTGGGGTGTATCCGGAACTGTCTTGCAAGTCGTTGCTAAGAATTTGAACATCCCAGCTATGTGGTTCATCGCAACTAGAACTACCGTAGCCGGAATTATTTTATTAGCCGTTGGCTTAATTGTTTTACCAAGCAAAGAGTTCTTTGCTGTTTTTAAGAATTGGAAAGATCTTTTGACGTTAGTTTCATTTGCCGTTTTCGGTTTGTTAGCTAATATGTTCACCTTCTTCCATGCCATTAAAACCGGTAATTCTTCTACTGCAACCATTTTGCAGTATCTATCACCACTATTCATTATGATTGGTTTGATTCTTTTCACGAAAAAGAAGACTTCTCGTGTTGATGTCATCTCCTTTGTTTTGGCATTGATCGGTGTAGTCTTAATGATTACTCGTGGTGATCTTGGTCACTTATCAATTCCAATGGTTTCAGTACTTTGGGGAATTGGGAGTGGTATTACAGCCGCTCTATACGTTGTTATTCCACAATCCCTTATCGCTAAATATCACGGAATTCTGATTACCGGTTGGGGTATGTTGATTGCAGGAATTATCTCTAATTTCTTCAGTCCTATCTGGGTCAATCCACCTAAGATGAGTACTGCTAGTATTCTAGGAATTGGGACAGTTATCTTGTTAGGAACCGTCTCCGCATTCTTGTTGATGGTCTTGAGTACTAAATACACAACGGCCGCAATCATTAGTATCACTGATGCTGTACAACCATTCACAACTCTAGTTTTGAGTGTGATTTTCCTACACTATGCTGTAAACCTACCCGAAATTATTGGTGCAGTTATTGTTGTATTAGCAATCTACGTCTTGAATCGTTATGATACAGAATAA
- a CDS encoding ketopantoate reductase family protein — translation MKYAVLGAGAMGLRYGVLLQEAGFDVDFVEIWQPQIDKIREQNGVFVSRDHKNKHLVPVNIYSPEEYTGDPDVWVVFTKQMQLADALKRTAHAFKPSQYVVSPMNGMGHIDKLNQYFDKQNVIGATALIGTVLNGPGDVDFIGAKGAGSMNMANETEKPDKMTKKIQDEFTQANLNPNLTTNFMGTLMAKVIFNSVVNTLCTMFEIQMGEFIQSPVAEKLSRQLIDEAFDVCERAGITLLNTREEEWESVQFVSSVSNPLHYPSMYQDMSKGRNTEVDYINGYIYDLGLKYHYEAKTHDFLRNLVHLAEFSRDFDVEALEKKVQNLELSK, via the coding sequence ATGAAATATGCAGTATTAGGTGCAGGTGCTATGGGTTTGCGTTATGGAGTTCTTCTACAGGAAGCTGGATTCGATGTCGATTTTGTCGAAATTTGGCAACCGCAAATTGACAAGATTCGTGAGCAAAACGGTGTTTTCGTTTCACGTGATCACAAGAATAAGCACTTGGTGCCCGTCAATATTTACTCCCCCGAAGAATACACTGGTGACCCTGATGTTTGGGTCGTTTTCACTAAACAAATGCAATTGGCTGATGCTTTGAAACGAACGGCACATGCCTTTAAACCATCTCAATATGTGGTTTCACCAATGAACGGTATGGGACACATTGACAAGTTGAATCAATATTTCGACAAACAAAACGTCATTGGTGCCACAGCTTTGATTGGTACAGTCTTGAATGGCCCTGGTGATGTTGATTTCATCGGTGCTAAAGGTGCTGGTAGTATGAACATGGCAAATGAAACCGAAAAACCGGACAAAATGACTAAGAAAATTCAAGATGAGTTCACACAAGCTAATCTTAATCCTAACTTAACGACCAATTTCATGGGAACTTTGATGGCAAAAGTTATTTTCAATTCAGTTGTCAATACACTTTGTACGATGTTTGAAATTCAAATGGGTGAATTCATTCAATCACCAGTAGCAGAGAAGCTCAGTCGTCAGTTGATTGACGAAGCTTTCGACGTTTGCGAGCGTGCGGGAATTACCCTGCTCAATACTCGCGAAGAAGAATGGGAGTCCGTTCAATTCGTAAGTAGCGTCAGCAATCCTTTGCACTACCCTTCAATGTATCAAGATATGTCCAAAGGTCGTAACACTGAAGTTGACTACATCAACGGCTACATTTATGACTTAGGCTTGAAATATCACTACGAAGCTAAAACTCATGACTTCTTGCGTAATTTAGTTCATCTAGCCGAATTCTCAAGAGATTTTGACGTTGAAGCACTCGAAAAGAAGGTTCAAAACCTAGAATTATCTAAATAA
- a CDS encoding D-2-hydroxyacid dehydrogenase — MKIFLYGVRPDEAVYLKEWENANPDVEIDYTNKIVTEETVDLAKGYNGVVMLQTQPYTRLALQKLHDFGISKISVRNVGLDGFDFKDLRDFGFSLTSVPVYSPNAIAEHTTSLMLRLLRRVPEFDEKFNNADFRWFPTIGEEINGKTVGIVGTGHIGSVVARLMLAFGAKVVAYDIKPDPYLENLGIYVDSLDKVLEKADIITLHTPLAKRDVHMIDKAAFAKMKDGVIFINAARGGLVDTDALIEALDSGKVGGAGLDVLESENDVFQKKFDKIEDVKDPQFQALLNRKNVIITPHTAFYTTTAVHNMVFDSLNDNLKMLNNQTPKFPVDISED; from the coding sequence ATGAAAATTTTTCTATACGGAGTTCGACCAGACGAGGCAGTTTACCTAAAGGAATGGGAAAACGCTAATCCAGATGTTGAAATCGACTATACCAACAAAATTGTTACTGAAGAGACAGTTGATTTGGCAAAGGGTTATAACGGCGTTGTAATGTTGCAAACACAACCCTATACTCGCTTGGCCTTGCAAAAGTTACACGACTTTGGCATTAGTAAAATCTCAGTTCGTAACGTTGGTTTGGACGGCTTTGATTTCAAGGACCTCCGTGATTTCGGATTTTCATTGACGAGTGTTCCCGTTTACTCACCTAACGCCATCGCTGAACACACAACTAGTTTGATGCTACGTTTGTTAAGACGTGTGCCTGAATTCGACGAGAAGTTCAATAATGCTGACTTCCGCTGGTTCCCTACAATCGGGGAGGAAATCAATGGTAAAACTGTTGGTATTGTAGGAACTGGTCACATCGGTTCAGTCGTTGCCAGATTGATGCTCGCCTTCGGTGCTAAAGTAGTTGCATATGATATTAAACCTGATCCATACCTAGAAAATTTAGGAATCTACGTTGATTCTTTGGATAAGGTTTTGGAAAAAGCTGACATTATAACGCTACATACACCTTTGGCAAAACGTGATGTTCACATGATCGACAAGGCAGCTTTTGCTAAAATGAAGGATGGTGTTATCTTTATCAATGCTGCTCGTGGCGGCTTGGTTGATACTGATGCCTTGATTGAAGCCTTAGACAGTGGCAAAGTTGGCGGTGCCGGTTTGGATGTTTTGGAAAGTGAAAATGATGTCTTCCAAAAGAAATTCGACAAGATTGAAGACGTCAAAGATCCTCAATTCCAAGCTCTACTTAACCGCAAAAATGTTATCATAACTCCACATACAGCCTTCTACACAACTACAGCTGTTCATAATATGGTCTTTGATTCTTTGAATGACAATCTTAAAATGCTAAATAATCAAACTCCGAAATTCCCCGTCGATATTTCAGAGGACTAA
- a CDS encoding D-2-hydroxyacid dehydrogenase, translating to MMKIFAYGIREDEEPSLKKWEQANPDVEVGFTNNMLTADSARMAEGADGVVTLQTADYTREALEVLHNLGIKYISIRNVGFDNFNFQDLNDFGFTLTNVPVYSPNAIAEHAVLLMGRLLRRTPEFAQKIEDGNFTWAPTIGKEYREQTVGVIGTGHIGRVVMQILKGFGCKIVAYDVYHNPEIEKQGLYVDTLEELYKQADIITLHVPLFDSNKYMINDKAIEQMKDGVYIINCARGELVDTDALIKGLDSGKVAGAGLDVIDNENSVFGKKWSSIDNIPNEKIRNLAKRLNVIVTPHSAFYTETAIHNMITTSFDSNKSLIEGLKPDNIVDTNK from the coding sequence TTGATGAAAATATTTGCTTATGGAATTCGTGAAGATGAAGAACCATCTTTGAAAAAATGGGAACAAGCAAACCCAGATGTCGAAGTGGGCTTCACTAACAACATGCTGACTGCTGACTCAGCTCGTATGGCTGAAGGTGCTGACGGTGTAGTTACTCTTCAAACCGCTGATTATACAAGAGAGGCACTTGAAGTACTTCACAATTTAGGCATCAAATATATTTCTATCCGTAACGTTGGATTTGATAACTTCAATTTCCAAGATCTTAACGATTTTGGTTTTACTTTGACAAACGTACCAGTTTACTCACCTAATGCCATTGCTGAACACGCAGTGCTATTAATGGGAAGATTGCTCCGTCGTACTCCTGAATTTGCTCAAAAAATTGAAGACGGCAACTTTACTTGGGCACCTACAATTGGTAAAGAATACCGTGAACAAACAGTTGGTGTCATCGGTACTGGTCACATCGGTCGCGTTGTTATGCAAATTCTAAAGGGATTTGGTTGCAAGATTGTCGCTTATGATGTTTACCACAATCCTGAAATTGAAAAACAAGGTTTATACGTTGATACATTGGAAGAATTGTACAAGCAAGCTGACATTATCACTTTGCACGTACCATTATTCGACAGCAACAAATATATGATCAACGATAAGGCTATCGAACAAATGAAAGATGGTGTCTACATTATCAACTGCGCCCGTGGAGAGTTGGTTGATACTGATGCCTTAATTAAAGGTTTAGACAGTGGTAAAGTTGCCGGAGCCGGGCTAGACGTTATCGATAATGAGAATTCCGTTTTTGGTAAGAAATGGTCTAGCATCGACAACATCCCTAACGAAAAAATTAGAAATTTAGCTAAACGTTTGAATGTTATCGTTACTCCACACAGTGCCTTCTATACAGAAACAGCCATTCACAATATGATCACAACCTCATTTGATTCTAACAAATCATTAATTGAAGGTTTGAAGCCTGACAACATCGTTGATACTAATAAATAG
- a CDS encoding 5-methyltetrahydropteroyltriglutamate--homocysteine S-methyltransferase, whose protein sequence is MTVKTANKIGFQHVGSFLRPEELKQARKDFNNKKISQAELTSVEDKAIKDLVDKEVKVGLDYATDGEFRRSYWHLDFFWGFEGIDHIHYGEGYHFAHEETRDDTAILSGKIKFNKDTHPFIKHFDYLKSLTDNLDIEPKQTIPAPSQLYIELIRGTNDDKIKEFYPNIEDLYSDIEQAYHEAILAFYDEGARVIQLDDCSWGLFLDDKFLSTPDGQAYANSGIQDILLNLNNKAIENLPEDLTINTHVCRGNYHSDFAFSGGYGPVADTLFAKENVDTYFLEYDSKRAGGFEPLAKVSGDKKVVLGLLTTKSGELENRQDIIDRIKEASQYLPLDRLWLSTQCGFASTEEGNVLTEDQEWAKLKLVKSIQDEIWG, encoded by the coding sequence ATGACAGTAAAAACAGCAAATAAAATCGGATTCCAACATGTAGGAAGTTTTCTTAGACCGGAAGAATTAAAACAAGCACGTAAGGATTTCAACAACAAAAAAATCTCTCAAGCAGAACTTACATCCGTTGAAGATAAGGCAATAAAGGACTTAGTCGACAAAGAAGTCAAAGTTGGCTTAGATTACGCTACTGATGGTGAATTCCGCCGTTCTTATTGGCATCTTGACTTCTTCTGGGGCTTTGAAGGTATCGATCACATTCATTACGGCGAAGGTTATCATTTTGCTCATGAAGAAACTCGTGACGACACAGCTATCCTTTCTGGAAAAATCAAATTTAATAAAGATACTCACCCATTCATCAAACATTTCGATTATTTGAAATCATTGACTGACAACTTGGATATCGAACCTAAACAAACTATCCCCGCTCCATCACAACTTTATATCGAACTCATTCGTGGAACTAACGACGATAAGATCAAAGAATTTTATCCTAACATCGAAGACCTTTATTCAGATATCGAACAAGCTTATCACGAGGCTATCTTGGCCTTTTACGATGAAGGTGCTCGAGTAATCCAATTAGACGACTGTTCATGGGGCTTGTTCTTAGATGACAAATTTCTTTCAACTCCAGACGGACAAGCTTATGCTAACTCCGGTATTCAAGATATCTTGTTGAACCTTAACAACAAAGCTATCGAAAACTTGCCTGAAGATTTAACTATCAACACACACGTCTGTCGTGGTAACTATCATTCAGATTTTGCTTTCTCCGGTGGTTATGGTCCCGTCGCTGACACACTCTTTGCTAAAGAAAATGTCGACACTTACTTCCTCGAATACGACTCAAAACGTGCTGGTGGCTTTGAACCTCTAGCTAAAGTTTCTGGCGACAAGAAAGTTGTTCTCGGACTTTTGACTACTAAATCTGGTGAACTAGAAAATCGTCAAGACATTATCGATCGTATCAAAGAAGCTAGTCAATATTTGCCACTAGACCGCCTCTGGTTATCAACTCAATGTGGCTTCGCATCTACTGAAGAAGGCAACGTTTTGACCGAAGATCAAGAATGGGCTAAATTAAAACTCGTCAAATCAATTCAAGATGAAATCTGGGGTTAA
- a CDS encoding YxeA family protein gives MRSFLRVFLLGIFLLVIGYLGACVGLKDNTSAAGQAFNQFNILVKEEPRYVKIDNAKAVDEDGYGNYNYTLPSYDQKGQEHPIKFTGMGKLKQGHYLKLTTKGTYVITYQEAFEQNIPHNVYEKLNK, from the coding sequence ATGAGAAGTTTTTTAAGAGTTTTTTTGTTGGGTATTTTTCTATTAGTAATTGGATATTTAGGGGCCTGTGTGGGTCTCAAAGATAATACGAGTGCAGCTGGTCAAGCATTCAACCAATTTAATATTTTGGTTAAAGAAGAACCACGTTACGTCAAAATCGATAATGCCAAAGCAGTTGACGAAGATGGTTATGGTAATTACAATTACACTTTACCTAGTTATGATCAAAAGGGTCAAGAACATCCCATTAAGTTCACTGGTATGGGTAAATTAAAACAAGGTCACTATTTGAAATTAACCACTAAGGGTACTTATGTCATCACGTATCAAGAAGCCTTTGAACAAAATATTCCACATAATGTTTACGAAAAATTAAATAAATAG
- a CDS encoding DHA2 family efflux MFS transporter permease subunit, whose protein sequence is MVFGTFFGVLCSTLMNTALPTFMRVFNVNSSTVQWLTNGYTLVNAIMIPTSAYFIKKFSFRHLFIAFSSIFLVGTILGAIANTFMLVIIGRMIQAIGTGMMMPLVNVLAMQYTTRDKQGAVMGIIGLAFNFSPIIGPTLSGVILQYFPWQYLFILILPFIIAVVLLSIFQLPQVETSENPKFDVPSLITISLGLLFLLTGFSNIGQSQFLSFNVLGFTAIGLILIVIFSIMENKADSPIINFEIFKHSQFSVATTINMLIVLTMYGNTILLPLMIQNILHKSPLISGLALLPGAVLTGFMSPVSGRLFDKYPIRRIVVTGVLIDCFGTFMQAVIDVNASVLMLTLGQMIRQLGLVLILIPIQTQALSALPKKYLSDGVATFNTLRQIAASFGTAIIIAVITMADKIITGSTVNQSVGIQAGFLACLGFLIVAFILTFKLHRSETLD, encoded by the coding sequence ATGGTCTTCGGGACCTTCTTCGGTGTTTTGTGCTCTACTTTGATGAACACAGCTCTACCTACTTTTATGCGCGTCTTTAATGTCAACTCTTCTACTGTACAGTGGTTGACGAATGGCTACACGTTGGTCAACGCAATTATGATTCCAACGAGTGCCTATTTTATTAAGAAATTCTCTTTCCGGCATCTATTTATTGCCTTTAGTTCAATATTCTTAGTCGGAACAATCCTTGGGGCAATTGCTAACACCTTTATGCTAGTTATCATCGGTCGTATGATTCAAGCTATCGGAACTGGAATGATGATGCCTTTAGTTAACGTCCTAGCGATGCAATACACTACTAGAGACAAACAAGGAGCCGTTATGGGGATTATTGGCTTAGCCTTTAATTTCTCTCCTATTATCGGTCCAACCTTGTCAGGTGTGATTTTACAGTACTTCCCTTGGCAATACTTATTCATTTTGATTTTGCCATTTATCATTGCGGTCGTACTGTTATCAATTTTTCAACTACCACAAGTTGAAACGAGTGAAAATCCCAAATTCGACGTTCCAAGTTTGATTACGATCAGTTTAGGATTACTCTTCCTTTTAACTGGCTTTTCAAACATTGGTCAATCTCAATTTCTATCTTTCAACGTTTTAGGATTCACAGCCATCGGTTTAATACTAATTGTTATTTTCTCAATTATGGAAAATAAAGCTGATAGTCCCATTATTAATTTTGAAATTTTTAAACATTCACAATTCTCAGTCGCTACAACCATCAATATGTTAATTGTTTTGACTATGTACGGAAATACGATTTTACTACCATTGATGATTCAGAATATTTTACACAAGAGTCCGTTAATTTCTGGTTTGGCCTTATTACCAGGTGCCGTTTTAACTGGTTTCATGTCACCCGTCAGTGGCCGTCTATTCGATAAATATCCCATTAGACGTATCGTTGTTACTGGTGTTTTAATTGACTGTTTTGGTACCTTTATGCAGGCTGTAATCGATGTTAATGCATCAGTTTTAATGTTAACGTTAGGGCAAATGATTCGTCAGTTAGGTTTAGTCTTGATCTTGATTCCTATTCAAACTCAAGCCTTGAGTGCCTTACCTAAGAAATATTTGTCCGATGGTGTAGCAACTTTCAATACACTCAGACAAATTGCCGCTTCCTTTGGAACAGCGATTATCATTGCCGTTATCACAATGGCCGACAAAATCATTACTGGCAGTACAGTCAATCAATCCGTTGGTATACAAGCAGGATTCCTAGCTTGTTTGGGATTCTTGATTGTAGCCTTTATTTTGACATTTAAATTACATCGTTCTGAAACTTTGGACTAA